The window CGTAGGGGCAGTTGACGTAGCAGAGCTTGCAGTTGAAGCACTCGTCGACGACCTGGTCCTGCTCCCCGGTGGTGAGCTTGGCGGAGTCCTGGTCGTCGTGCCGGTCGATGGCGTCGAACAGCGTGGGGAACGCGGTGCAGAACTTGAAGCACAGCCGGCAGCCGTGGCACAGGTCGTAGACCCGGTTCATCTCCTCGCGGAGATCCGACTCGACGAAGTACTTCGGATGGAACGGGTCGTAGGTGGTGGTCATCGCGCCGCTTTCGTACGGACGAGAACGGGCCCCGGCAGTTGTGCCCGCCGGGGCCCGCTCTCGCTACCGATCGGTTCAGGAGAGCTCGTCGAGGCCCTTGGTGAAGCGGCCGGCGTGGCTCTTCTCGGCGCGGGCCAAGGTCTCGAGCCACTCGGCGATCTCGTCGAAGCCCTCGTCGCGGGCGGTGCGGGCGAAACCGGGGTACATCTCGGTGTACTCGTAGGTCTCGCCGGCGATCGCCGAGCGGAGGTTGTCCTCGGTGGGGCCGACGGCCTCGTCGGTCACCGGGTCGCCGACCTCGGCGAGGAAGTCGAAGTGGCCGAACGCGTGCCCGGTCTCACCTTCGGCGACGGAACGGAACAGCGCCGCGACATCCGGGTAGCCCTCGACATCGGCCTTCTGGGCGAAGTAGAGGTACCGGCGGTTGGCCTGGCTCTCGCCGGCGAACGCTTCCTTCAGGTTCTCTTGGGTCTTGCTGCCCTTCAGGTCTG is drawn from Acidimicrobiales bacterium and contains these coding sequences:
- a CDS encoding rubrerythrin family protein; its protein translation is MSDLKGSKTQENLKEAFAGESQANRRYLYFAQKADVEGYPDVAALFRSVAEGETGHAFGHFDFLAEVGDPVTDEAVGPTEDNLRSAIAGETYEYTEMYPGFARTARDEGFDEIAEWLETLARAEKSHAGRFTKGLDELS